The Canis aureus isolate CA01 chromosome 15, VMU_Caureus_v.1.0, whole genome shotgun sequence genome includes the window TTGTGTAAATATAGATATCATTATGATTCCAGATGACCTTTCTTTTCAAGGGGAAACCTCCTAACTTGATGTTAGAGCAGCAGTTCAGAAGGACAGGATCTCATTTTTACTCCCAGTTGGTGGGGGTTGTTGGCAAGAGGAGTTGGAACATTTCCTTCTGAGATGTTTCGGTTAGTTCTGTGTTTtcacagtggtcctcaactgacATGGTCGAGTGCTGCGGAGTTCGGAGTGGGCAGGCGCTGGGGTTCATCACAAGAACTTTCCTCTGTAGCACGCTCATTCACGTACACCAGAGATAGTGGTCCACTGCCAATATCTTTGCTGGAAGGGTAGATAGATCTTCTCTGCTGGACCTCTACGATGGTCACAGTCAATGATTTTCATTAATATTGGGGTCTAAACTTTACAAGTATGATACTGCTGAACAAATGCAGCCTCCCCTGTGACCACAGAACGTAGAAGTGCCTTACTTCAAGTGGTTTAGGAGAACTTCAGTAAGTATGGTCATTTATCCTGATGTAGTTTCTTCCAGGAAATACAATGAAGGAATCATTAACAAACTACCTGCAAATATGATCGTATGTAAAGTAAGAGCTTGCCATTATTTTGCTTTCATGACATGATTTATCTTGCAGTGTGTGAGCTTCAGTCTCCCTCCATGAGTGACTTTCTGTGGGGGCTGGAGAACTCTGGCTGGTTAAGGCACATTAAGGCCATCATGGATGCAGGAATCTTCATTGCAAAGGTACGTAGTAAGGGCAGAGCAGCTGGGGGACTCTGACTTCAGAACAGAGATCCCATTTGCTCCCAATCTGCTgtggctgcccccctccccgcaaGTAAGCTGTGGctcgctgagtggggagctggctTTGCAGACCACAATGCTTGGCCTCTTAACATGTGACTTTGCAGAAGAGAGGACAGTGCTCTGCTGATGGTATGCTAGCACAGCAGTAAATGATAAAACATTGTTTAGAGTGTTCTCTCTTTGGTTAGGCTTGGTCCTAATTGGAGGAAAGAATTTTCTGTAGGAGAGTGCATACATCCAAATGTGTGACGCCTCAGGGACCAAGGCCGGGCTTCCATCTTAGTAAACAGCAACTCCTTTGTCATGAGGGCAGGTCAGGTTTCCAAACCTGGTAGGCAGGTTCCCTTCTGCCACAGGAACAGCGTTGCTGCAACTTCCATGTAAGCAGGGTTTGAATGTGTTGTCTATTTTGTTTCTCAATgttttttgttggttgtttttatAAATCCCTCTCAGATTTATACCTAGAGACAGCCATGTCTTTTCTGAGGATATGATATGCTCCCCTTTATTAGATAATTCGTTTCCCAAGAATTTATTTAGTGCCAGTCACTTTTATAGGTGCTGAGCATGCAATGCTGAATAAACCAGATCAAGTCTCCTCTCTTACAGAGCTTGCATGGGacacagaaaatgaataaataagaataaacagaATTTCTGGTACTTCAAAGTGCTATGCTGCAATCTCTGCCATGTTGCCCAATTTACATTTCCTGCCAGGATACTCAGCTAAAAATTGTGTGTGCATTTGCAATAGCaaatagaaattcttttctttgagACTTGCTGCTATAACTTTTaccttgttttctcttccttcccccacccctggaTGCATGACTTGACTCCTATCCTTTTATCTCTACTTTCATAGTTGTACTTCTTATAATTTTTGTGTCTTTCCCTTTTTGGAAATGATTGAGACCAGTAGCAGCTGCAGAATTGCAGTATTGGAAAGCTCTTAAGGGaacctggaggggagggaggggtagaaggtGGGCCAGGACACGTTTGGGCAGGAAGCATGCTTTTGTTGTACCACATGTGCTTAGCTGTAGTGGTCTGGGGGGGTAGCGCCTGGGTATGATAGGTTGGAAAAGTTTTGGTTGCCAGCACCAAACCACTCCTTGGGCTCTACCCTAATGGATGGCGCGTGAACACTAAATTAGCtgtctggttttttttgttgttgttggttttttttctcctctctttttgtaGGTATAAAACCAAAACTGGTTCTGATGagacatttttcctttctgtagccATTCTTTCTGACTCTGCTGATTCTGTGTTTTTTAGGCAGTTTCAGAGGAAGGGGCAAGCGTGCTTGTTCACTGTTCAGATGGCTGGGACAGGACTGCCCAAGTGTGCTCAGTGGCCAGCCTCCTGCTGGACCCGCATTACCGGACCCTGAAGGGCTTTATGGTGAGTGTGGCTGCCAGGCCACTCGGCCCACACCGGGTCTCTAGCAGAATGGACCTCTCTTTCGGGcaacttctttctcttcccttgttATTTTTCTCATAGTAGATTAGcaagattaaaggagaaaaggtTGGGGCTCAGTTgatgagtatctgcctttggctcagagcgtgatcccgagGGCTTGGGATAGAGTTCCTTCCATATCGGTCTCCTCagagggaagctgcttctccctctgcctctctctgtgtgtttctcatgaatgaatgaatggatgaatggatgaataaataaatgtagaaaattgGTCTTGGAATAAAAAAGTGAATTTCTGGGATGTTGGAACCAATTCAAACTGGTGCTGTTCAATGTGAATTTGGGGGCAAATACAGAATATATTcaatagtttataaaatataaaatagctttATACATTATTTGCTCACAAATATCTTAAGCTTGAGGTAACATGTAAACATGTAGTAGAAAATACTttccaggaaaaaatatttggagataaaAAGTCTTCTGTATTGTACATGCAAAGTCCTTGAGAGGAAAACCTTTTTATTTACTACTTTGATTTTTTAGATAGTCCTTCACAACTCTGGATGAGAGTATTGAAAGTTTGTTTCTGTGCTCTTTGTTGAAATTATGAGTACACCCTTTCCTAGATTTTCACCTTTTAGGTGTGCATCACGGGGCGACGTGTTACTTCCACCTGCAGAATCTGTGTAGTTGCTGGGATGGTGAATCTCTGGCCAGGCTGGAGCCCTGTTCTTAACATGATGGCAGGGGCTTCCTAGTGACTGGAAGATTACCTGGTTCTTGCCTCTGGCACCATGGTTTGGTAGAAAGTGCTTCAGTGGATCCTGAATCCATGCTAGGGATAGATGCTGACAGAGGAGCCTGAATGGGATATCTCTACTGCTAGATCTCCTTCATCAAGTAATACCCGCTGACACTCTAGGgacaagagagaaaaggcagaggcagGTTTCCTTtataggctttttctttttttgtgtcagGGAACTTCCAATTACCTGTGAGAGCACTGAGACTTCAGATTGATCTCTCAGCTTTAGACTCCTCCCCTGGATTCCTTCATTCCATTTGGAGAGTGGAGGGTCTCCGGCTCAGGCACTCCTTCACACCATCCTCTACCATTATTGGTTCTTGATTCTGTCCCATTAAGTTTACATATTGTCAAGGGCAAACTTCAACCACTCCATACATTTGTAAGGGAAAATCTCTGGCCATTTTAGAGCATTGGTGATAGTGATGGGATTggtctatattatttctttttaaaatctagacaATTGAAGATTATAAACCTATGCTACCCCAACTCCAAAGCAGGTTGAAACTCCTCCATTATGTCCCAAACCCCCAACATTTTAGAATTTGTCTAATGTGTGGTAAAAATCACAGGAAAATATTCCTATTACCTCTTGTAAGGAGGTTGGTACTTTCTGAGACGGGCTTTGCTGTAGAAAGAGCTAGGTTATGAGGTAGCATCAACCACTTCCTAGTTGTGTGATCTTAGTATTTAACTTCTTTGTTTTCCCTTCTGAGAAATGAGAGTGATCATACTTGTCCCACAAtgaaatgagattatatatgaGCAATATGAACAGTGCTTTCTAGAAAGCTCTCAGTGGGTGCTGCTATTACCTTTTCATGTATCCATTCCCATTTACCCTTCCTGTGGATGACCTTCAACTTTACCCTTCTGCTATGCATCTCTATATGGGTGGACAATGAGTGCTCATTTATCTACAGGCTACCCGAGGAGTGACTTCTCTAAGAACCTTTGAATCCTTCAACATTGATGGTTGGGgtctcttatttttccttgtttgcttctctccatgatatttatatattcttttttgtatAGGTATTAATTGAAAAGGACTGGATTTCCTTTGGTCATAAGTTTAatcacaggtaaaaaaaaaaacttaaaaatctgttGATTTGAATGtgtaggataaaaaaaaatctgttttttaagtttttaattgaGTGGGGGAAAACAGCCTTATTTTCTTTGTGTATCTTATTCAAAAAGTTAGTTATATATGTTGTAACACAGATAAACGAAGTTCTAATTACTGTTGGTATTTATTTGTTGAGCAGAACCAAATAATGTTAAATTGCTCCAGGAAAGACAGAATGCTATTAATTGGCTGAGAAccgatttttccttttttcctaccaTATGCATTTGATTCattaaattattccatttttgAAGTGCAGATAGTTACTCTAAGCTATAAGGTGTGATATGTCTGTGGAACAGTTTCTCTTTGACCTTTCACACTGGGAATTAAATTGGGAGTTTGTCTCAGATGTCTGCAGAAAGTTCCTGAAGGCTGCTGGTCTGGGTTTTGGAGTCAGATTCAGCCCCCAAACCCAGACTGTGGCATTTACTAGCTGTGTTGGGCCTCcctcccatctgtgaaatggggataccCTCCCTGTTCCACAGGGCTATAGTAAGGCATTGCTAACTAATCTAGTTCCTTGCCTACCCATACTAAGCTTTCAGTAAATAGAAGTTACtgtttctagagccaccagtgtCCCTTCTGGTGACAGGGTTGATAATGCCTGACAGGTGTTTAATCAAGCTCTTAATGCTGGGGTAATCGAGTCTTTTAGAGCTAAAATTTTAGGCAACAtgctaataatattttaaatacacatttttgtttcAGTGTTCCTAAAGTAAATTCTAAATTCATGGAACTGCCCATATTTAATTGTGTAACTTTTGCATTTAGCATTAATCATTTTCTGTGGTCTTCTAGAAtagtttttgaaattatttttccaggaaaacacaatgattctgttttataaatgagaaaattaaagcccGCAAACATTTAAAgtaacttcctttctttcttttttttcctaagtaggtgccatgcccaaagtggggcttgaactcaccaccctgagattaagTCAGATGccctaccgactgagccagccaggtgccccttgagtaACCTTCTTAAGGTCACATTGTTTTCAGTGTTGGGGTTCTACTATCTTATGGCAGTTAGCATCTCTGAGATAGAGGATATATGGACAGAAAAAATGTGGAAATGGCTAAAAGACTAGCTATATAATTGTTTTATGAGGAAACCATTTTTAAAGCTACCAAGTTGAGTGGAACTCAAACTTTTAAGAAGTTTTCAGACAGTTTCTAATATTTTCACTCTTGGAAAAACTCCTAAGGTGATATTCACTCATTTCTCTTCCTAAAGTTGGTTATCCATTGCTGAGCAGATGAGGTTCTCTATTGTTATTTTCAATGTAATGATACCCAAATCATTCTTTTGGATTCTAAAATTCACAAATAGCACATAATAGTGTAAAGACTATGCagccttcatttaaaaatcaatagaaggggcgcctgggtggcttagttgagcATCCGATTCATCttggcttgggtcttgatctcagagttgtgagttcaagccctgcattgggctcagtgaAGGGCAtgaaacctatttaaaaaaaaaaaatcaatacaaatgtGAAGGAGAttctaaaatacttttgaaaaacaaagatggGAGATATAAAGGTATATGGGAGTCTGGGAATATGGGAATTACCAGATGGGAAATAAATTATGTGACAGGTTTTAACATTGCTCTAGAAATATCCTGAGAAACTTGGGAAACCACAATTTTTTCAAgatgtctttcttcctcttccctttcaaCAAAATAGAGCAAAAGCAAAAACCTCTAATGTTGCTTAGATATTTCTTCCCACACTTCCCCAAATtgctaattaaataaaatggaagatttacttaaaaaatccTGATGTACTTTTGAAACTTGAACTAAAGGAtgctcaaaacaaacaaacaaaccaaaaaaaacgTTCTTTTGCCATGGAAAGTTCCCTTGAATTTTACCTTTTGCACTAatgctttcttttctgtgtgtccCTTCTATAGCCAGACCTTCAGCTCAAAGCTTCTCTTAAAAGTAGAAttaaagaagttaatttttttccacttctgcCCTCCaggtttatatgtttatttaaaaactgaggtTTCTTTTGTGATTGCTTTTGCATTCAtagctttataatttaaaaaaaaaacccaacttgcTATAAagtctctaatatttttttcatagatatGGCAATCTAGATGGTGATCCAAAAGAAATCTCTCCAGTTATTGATCAGTTCATTGAGTGTGTCTGGCAGTTAATGGAACAATTTCCCTGTGCCTTTGAGTTCAATGAGAGATTTTTGATTCACATTCAACACCATGTTTATTCCTGCCAGTTCGGAAACTTCTTATGTAATAGCCAAAAGGAGCGACAAGAACTCAAGTAAGTGTTTGgttgtttaatttttatctaaGGATTTTGTGATTGAGAATTTCAGATGGCGTTTTAACATTCTGGAGACTATTTTAGCTACATATCTATAGcaacattttaaagttatttttttttctgacatcacTTCATAAATGGTTTAATGTCAGCAGCCGACAAAGATAGACACAAGCTCATTTGCCCCAGTGATATCTACAGACAGAATGGTAGACTTGATGCTCTCATAGTGAAAGGAAATTTCCTGGAGTCAGAGAATgtgatttttgcatttaaaagaaaaaagttagatATCTTCAGTGGATATACTGTCTTAGTAAGACCTGCAAATCTAACTGGGAAAGCACATTTCAAACGCAAGCCGTTCTTTTATTCAGATTAAAACTGTATTGTTTTTATCCAGAGGGAGAATCAATGAaatgtagaatttaaaataaattgcaaaagataaataaataataaaataaaataaattgcaaagtCAAAAACTTAATAGCCAAATGCTTTAGGAACTACAATGAGAGAacagttttcaaattttcataCAATGATTTTAACTGTGGTGTCTAATAATATCAGATTTAATATTGGAAATGATCAGTTCAAGTAAAATGGACTCCACTGTTCTCTCAGGAACTTCAAGTGTGATTCTGGGTAAATGGTAAATGATGAAAAGTATCAGAGTGCATCCTTCAAGCTCAACTGTTTTCCTAGACTGTTTTGTGGTTTGCTGTGATGGACCAGTCACTTTAATGGTGTTTGCTTggctttgaatcctggctcttccACTCACTATGTGTCTTTGTGACTATGTGACTTTTAGAAACTGCTCAAATCTctttgccttggtttcctcatctgtacaatggacaCATCTCACAGTTCAGTGAGGACTGGATGAGAGAAAACAGGTGAAGCATTTAAATAGTACCCggcaaataataaaatgtcagtgatcatttggggaaaatttcccccaaattatatagttttattttgcactcagagaaattaaacatCTTGCCCAGGTCAGTACAGATAGCAGAGAGGTTGAGACTATTACAGTGCCTTCGGCTATATCATGAGGACACACACCGACTGTACATTTTCCTGCTACAAAACAGGGACACCCCAGATATTCACGTAACAGTTATTGGTCCTTTTCCAGCTTTAATATTACACATCTACAATTTCTAAGAACCAAGATAAGGTCATTTTCAGGCTTCTTTTCTTTATAACAGAATTCAAGAAAGAACATATTCTTTATGGGCTCACCTGTGGAAGAACCGGGCTGACTACATGAATCCTCTATTTAGAGCTGATCACAGTCAGACCAGGGGAACACTTCGTCTCCCCACAACGCCATGCAACTTCATGTACAAGTATGTAAACCTTTAGATCTTACTGAGTAtggctatgaaaaaaaaatatgtagattcTGCTACTGTTTGTTATCTGGAGGCCAAAGCGTATGAAACACTGAGCCTCAAGGCTTCTTTTGGACATAAAACACACCAGAGGTTGCTTAAATATCTGATCTGGTATTTTTGCCAgtgtcccctctccctcttctttcctcctacATGTGGAATTCTCTTTAGAAGTTgatgttttataataataatactattttaaaaatgtaaattccaatattattttttaagattttatttatttattcatgatagacatagggagagagagagaggcagagatacatgcagagggagaagcaggctccatgccaggatcctgacgtgggacttgattctgggactccaggatcatgccctgggccaaaggcaggcaccaaaccgctgagccacccagggattccccccaatattatttaaaggcaaaaaacagggagggaggaagaaaggaagcaagaatggACAGATGAAGGATGATGGATCAAATAAACCAAGTGTCTTGTAAGTTAAACCACAAATTTAGGTAGTGATCATGACCTAGCTTACCTTCTTTCTCTGCTGAATCTCTGCCTAGTGGAAGGAACTATCTTCCcatggaaataaattattttaagaccaTACATATTGGGATGGGAGAGCAGGGTGGCATCCTACAGATTCTATTAGggttatatgttatattttatccTTTGGCTTCTCTATGTAGAGGTTGTATGATGTGGAAGGATGTCTCAGAGGTCAGCAAAAAGACAAACTTCtacagaataaaatgagaaacgCTTTTTTCTCCCTACCCATCCCCAAAAACGCTCTTAGTGCTTCATAGCTTTTCTCTgtagttttttttccctcctcaatttgtttttaattatttctatctAATTATTTCCCTAGAATTGTAAATAGCATTAATTgtcacactaaaaacaaaaacaaaaacctgtaaaACAGAAGTTTGAGAGCTGTTGAGATACAATATAATCAATTGAATTGCTCCAAATTTGTTAGTAATAGTCAACAAATATGTTGAGTCAAGCACTATTCTAGGCACTATGGATAAAACAATGAATGACATCAAAACCCTGCTCCTTTCTAAGTAAAGCATGGATCAACAGATACTCCTGtgataatattatttattctttgcaATCGtgcaggattaaaaaaaaaaaaggaagacttatTGCAAATGGAAATGTCAATTTTTGGTggttgtgagaaaaaaaaaagcaaaccaaacccTCAAATCTGTAACTGAAAGATTCCAAATGTTAATATAATCACCGATTTTCCAAATTTACTTCAAAATTAAGagccattttcttaaaaaaaaaaaagaggggcagcccagtggctcagcggtttggcgccgcctttagcccagggcgtgatcctggagacccgggatcaagtcccacgttgggctccctgcatggagtctgcttctccctctgcctttctctctctactctatgtctctcatgaataaataaataaaatcttaaaaaaaacacaaaaaatagaaaaaagaatatggtaATATGTGCTACTTCAGTCtgctttaaaaacatacatgCCTTCTTATATAGGACCATACGTATAAGTAGACTCATCATGAATTTACCCTCCCAAAAGGGTACTGACCCAACAAAAATAGAGCATCAATATGAAATCATTACCTTAAATAGGTGTCTTCTTTGAGCTCGTAATTCTTGACTGTTAGGACTTTGGGACTGTGGCATTAAAGATGCCTTAGAAGACTTGAGGAGGTGACTTTACAGATTGTGATATAGTGGCATCCTAAAGCTCTACCATCTTTTGCAGGTTTTGGAGCGGGATGTACAACCGCTTTGAAAAGGGACTGCAGCCCCGACAGTCTGTTACAGATTACCTTATGGCAGTGAAAGAGGAGACCCAGCAGCTGGAGGAAGAACTAGAGGCCCTAGAAGAAGTAAGACACACTTGTTCTTGTTCGTCTTTCTGTGCTTATTTCTTGACAACCACTGTTCCATGAAAGTCTCTCATAACTCAGGATATATGAATCGCAGCAATATAGCCATTTCATACTTTTAGCAAAGTACCTGAAACAGAACCCTATCGGGTGAGCACCCAGATGTTGGAAACCCCAACCCAGGTACTCAGTACATTTAGACATCTTGCTTGGGGCTCACTTAGATGGTTTGTTGAACTAGTTGGTTATTCCTACTGTAGGtcaggttttattttgttattgttacttGAGAGAACTAAAATGAATTCTTTCTGGAGAGTACATGAAAAAAGGGATTCAGAGTGAAGGAACAAAATCAGATATATGTACTTGTAAAAATTTCTCTACTTTTaagaataatattatattagGCTATAAATGGTAATAGCTGAGATCAACTTAGCAACAGCCTAGTTTTGACCTTTTATAATTTCCCAGTAATTGGCCAGAAAggttataatatacatatttttgctAATTATATAACTTTGTTTCCAGTGATACCACGGGTTTTACTTGCTCACTAAAACCACTTGGATTCTTTGCTTCATTCTGCCTCACTTATGCTCAAAAATTTCCTCTGGTCTTGACGTAAATTATGAATTAagactaaatatttaaataagatgaaaagcCTTTTCCCCCCTCCTGAGATCATATGTATATTGGTATGTTTAAATGAAAGTTCACAAAATACCACAAGATGAGCTCTAACAAAGTCCACTCTTTTACCTAATGGATAGTCACCTGGAGGTCATCCCTAAGAATGATGGCTTGGGGGACATGCAATGTGGTTCAGGGACCCCAACCATAAAGATAATCACTTAGAGGTAGCTGATGTGGCTTAATTTTACATAATTGGAGAAATAGTTTTTGACTGTGCATCAAAATCACCTCACCAAAAATCGTACTGCCAGGGCTCTAAGCCCAGTGATTCTGACGAGAATCTTTGAAGCACCACAATGATTATAAATTGCCACCAAGGCTCAGAGACCTTGAATTAAATAACACACTTAGAAAACTGAAACGAGGCACAGTATTTTAGGATTCTGGAGCTCTGGTAAAAACCtataatttttgccattttaggtCCACTCATGACATCACTAGGccacttttatttcctcttcctaaAGATACCCAAGCTTTATGAAAAACTTAGGATTCTTCTAATCTATTCCAAAATTCCTTTTGttgaaatactaaaaatgaaaaaattacttagaaaaaaCCTTAATTAAAAAGACTTTGGCTTTTTTCCGTTTATAATAAAGTCAAAACCCCTCAGCATGGCATTTAGGATCTTCCCACAATTCAGTAATCAATCCTTTCAGCTTTATTCTCTATTCCTCTTGCTCAAATTTAACTGTTTTCTGCTTCTTGTACACAATGACATCTTcctacttttgtgttttttcttctgtccctccctactGCCATAAATGCTCTTACCATCACCTCCCAGTTTAATTCCTTCACAGACCTATTAAAATGCTCCATTATTCTTGAAGCTGACTTGGATATCTTCCCCCTAGCCATCCCATCTGccctcttaaataatttttactctTCCAAATTCTTACATGATCTGAACTCTGCCTCCATATTCCAAGTTCTTTATGGCTGGCTCTGTATTTATCTCTGTTATTCACACTGCCCAGTACAGTGCTCTTTGCACATACCAACTTAAGATGAATGCTTTTGAAATGAGTATACAATATTTGGTCTTTTAACACCTCCTTTGGTGACACCAAAGGATGAAATCTGGTAAATGTATTTTCAACAACCCTAATGTCCATCATCTGATGAAGaagagatgaacaaaatgtggatATTCATGCAATGTGGTATTAAATAATCATAAGAAGGAATGGAGTTTTGTATACAAGCTATATTGGGGATGAAGCCCAAGAACATAgactaagggaaagaagccagacaccaaagaacatgtgttgtatgattccatttatgggAGATGTCCAGaccaggcaaatccatagagataggaAGTAgcttagtggttgccagggcagTGGGAAGGGGGAATGGGGAGTAACTGCTAAAGGATATGGGATGTTCTGGGATGAGGAAAGTATTTTGGAATTAGGTAGTAGGGAATTGTTGTGtaaccttgtgaatatactaaaaccaatGAATTGTAGATTTTAGAAGGGGAAGTTTTATGGTAAGTGATTTATATCCTAATTTAAAAACTTAGTAGTCATCCTTCTTTCTATACCTGTAAGGTTTTACATAATGATTTCATCCAATGAACtcaaggtacattttttttttttaaatcaggaatcaGGAATGAGGTGTTTATTACCTGATTGCCGGGTGCTGAAcctagggttttttgttttgttttgttttgttttgcagtttACAGAAAACCTATATACTAAGGCAGGTATTACCTTCCTtaattagagatgaagaaaccaagtCTTGGAGAATCTTTCACATTATACCCAGCTGGAAAGtaataaatactaaattatttatggtttttccttttttttttttttttagagactggaaaaaattcaaaaagtcCAGTTAAACCACACTAAAGTGAAAAGTAAGCCGAGTGAACCCAGCAAACACTCAGGGTTTTCTACCTCAGACAACAGCACAGCCAACACTCCCCAGGATTACAGTGGAAATATGAAGTCATTTCCATCCAGGAGTCCTTCACAAGGTGATGAAGATTCTGCTCTCATCCTAACCCAAGACAATTTGAAAAGCTCAGATCCAGATCTCTCAGCCAACAGCGATCAGGAGTCTGGGGTCGAGGATTTAAGCTGCCGGTCTCCAAGTGGTGGGGAGTGTGCACCAAGTGAAGACAGTGGCAAGGACCGCGATTCTGATGAAGCTGTGTTTCTCACTGCCTGAAGTTTCCCTTGTGGAGATCCAACATAAAGGACACACAAGAAACACTTTCCAAAAATAAGGGAGCAgtgcaatttaaaataaaaaataattcaagcaaTGGTACATGTCCTTGAGAATTGTAAAATGTAgcaatgaaaagggaaaaaaagtccaACTCCTAGTTTCCGTAGATGCTGAAACAGGAAGTAGCCATTTCTTTTATCAaacagatataaaagaaaaattattcccCATTTTAAAAGTTGTTCTAGACTCTGAAAGTTTTGTTCACTATGTAGTGTTGACCTCTTCCATCACCTGAGATATCAGTACAAATCTTCCTTGTCATAGCATGCATCTGCTCAAAAAGTGCCctgactcctcctcctcccctcacacCTGTTATCCTCAGCCTTTCCTCCTATTTTACTTCCAGAcagagattttgttttctaaaatatttgacaTTGCCTTCCCTCATGACTCTGTTACCAGTATTTCCAGTAACAGAGTACACTGTGGAAACCTACCCCTTTTGGTTGGCAGATGTGTCTAATTGAGGAGCTTTGTGATTGCTTGAGCTAATCTTTCAGGTTTAGTGATCACTTTAACTTTTCCTTAGATGATATATTTTGAATCGTTATTATaatcttgtttcctttttctggaatctcatttaaaaaatgctgaaacttctaggattcccttttctctaacATAGGTC containing:
- the MTMR7 gene encoding phosphatidylinositol-3-phosphate phosphatase MTMR7 isoform X3, encoding MCCQPDVHSASDQASRKYTSMYAFGQWYSMVFHFLLNQVENVRLVDRLSSKKAALGTLYLTATHVIFVENAPDTRKETWILHSQISTIEKQATTATGCPLLIRCKNFQLLQLIIPQERDCHDVYISLIRLARPVKYEELYCFSFNPKLDKEEREQGWMLIDLSEEYKRMGLPNNYWQLSDVNRDYRVCDSYPTELYVPKSATAHIIVGSSKFRSRRRFPALSYYYKDNHASICRSSQPLSGFSARCLEDEQMLQAIRKANPGSDFIYVVDTRPKLNAMANRAAGKGYENEDNYSNIKFQFIGIENIHVMRSSLQKMLEVCELQSPSMSDFLWGLENSGWLRHIKAIMDAGIFIAKAVSEEGASVLVHCSDGWDRTAQVCSVASLLLDPHYRTLKGFMVLIEKDWISFGHKFNHRYGNLDGDPKEISPVIDQFIECVWQLMEQFPCAFEFNERFLIHIQHHVYSCQFGNFLCNSQKERQELKIQERTYSLWAHLWKNRADYMNPLFRADHSQTRGTLRLPTTPCNFMYKFWSGMYNRFEKGLQPRQSVTDYLMAVKEETQQLEEELEALEERLEKIQKVQLNHTKVKSKPSEPSKHSGFSTSDNSTANTPQDYSGNMKSFPSRSPSQGDEDSALILTQDNLKSSDPDLSANSDQESGVEDLSCRSPSGGECAPSEDSGKDRDSDEAVFLTA
- the MTMR7 gene encoding phosphatidylinositol-3-phosphate phosphatase MTMR7 isoform X4 — protein: MSQPLQVENVRLVDRLSSKKAALGTLYLTATHVIFVENAPDTRKETWILHSQISTIEKQATTATGCPLLIRCKNFQLLQLIIPQERDCHDVYISLIRLARPVKYEELYCFSFNPKLDKEEREQGWMLIDLSEEYKRMGLPNNYWQLSDVNRDYRVCDSYPTELYVPKSATAHIIVGSSKFRSRRRFPALSYYYKDNHASICRSSQPLSGFSARCLEDEQMLQAIRKANPGSDFIYVVDTRPKLNAMANRAAGKGYENEDNYSNIKFQFIGIENIHVMRSSLQKMLEVCELQSPSMSDFLWGLENSGWLRHIKAIMDAGIFIAKAVSEEGASVLVHCSDGWDRTAQVCSVASLLLDPHYRTLKGFMVLIEKDWISFGHKFNHRYGNLDGDPKEISPVIDQFIECVWQLMEQFPCAFEFNERFLIHIQHHVYSCQFGNFLCNSQKERQELKIQERTYSLWAHLWKNRADYMNPLFRADHSQTRGTLRLPTTPCNFMYKFWSGMYNRFEKGLQPRQSVTDYLMAVKEETQQLEEELEALEERLEKIQKVQLNHTKVKSKPSEPSKHSGFSTSDNSTANTPQDYSGNMKSFPSRSPSQGDEDSALILTQDNLKSSDPDLSANSDQESGVEDLSCRSPSGGECAPSEDSGKDRDSDEAVFLTA
- the MTMR7 gene encoding phosphatidylinositol-3-phosphate phosphatase MTMR7 isoform X5; the protein is MSVENVRLVDRLSSKKAALGTLYLTATHVIFVENAPDTRKETWILHSQISTIEKQATTATGCPLLIRCKNFQLLQLIIPQERDCHDVYISLIRLARPVKYEELYCFSFNPKLDKEEREQGWMLIDLSEEYKRMGLPNNYWQLSDVNRDYRVCDSYPTELYVPKSATAHIIVGSSKFRSRRRFPALSYYYKDNHASICRSSQPLSGFSARCLEDEQMLQAIRKANPGSDFIYVVDTRPKLNAMANRAAGKGYENEDNYSNIKFQFIGIENIHVMRSSLQKMLEVCELQSPSMSDFLWGLENSGWLRHIKAIMDAGIFIAKAVSEEGASVLVHCSDGWDRTAQVCSVASLLLDPHYRTLKGFMVLIEKDWISFGHKFNHRYGNLDGDPKEISPVIDQFIECVWQLMEQFPCAFEFNERFLIHIQHHVYSCQFGNFLCNSQKERQELKIQERTYSLWAHLWKNRADYMNPLFRADHSQTRGTLRLPTTPCNFMYKFWSGMYNRFEKGLQPRQSVTDYLMAVKEETQQLEEELEALEERLEKIQKVQLNHTKVKSKPSEPSKHSGFSTSDNSTANTPQDYSGNMKSFPSRSPSQGDEDSALILTQDNLKSSDPDLSANSDQESGVEDLSCRSPSGGECAPSEDSGKDRDSDEAVFLTA